From the genome of Tachysurus vachellii isolate PV-2020 chromosome 2, HZAU_Pvac_v1, whole genome shotgun sequence, one region includes:
- the tex2l gene encoding LOW QUALITY PROTEIN: testis-expressed protein 2 (The sequence of the model RefSeq protein was modified relative to this genomic sequence to represent the inferred CDS: inserted 1 base in 1 codon; deleted 4 bases in 2 codons; substituted 3 bases at 3 genomic stop codons) — protein sequence MAGNKIEDPTLPTEQHDPGRIGIIIQLIGTKGEWDSLKDGDLTVKLDRNNQNFLQPKPSSNEMQTEKDKDWIVHSPVFHVPVSPSSPGSLGDCSSSRLGFLSPSHQPLASLVKSLSTELELKCTSSLKPRPFISLVKSISTELSRCNPEVSQSKSDSKLNLNLWTQLTQSKGHIGASHTAPPSPVDLSPTDAKTSFFKVELEDTCRKLTEAMHEPLSVFSKIMREDSTGKLKHQKSTGSIDTFYSKGSGSSSGELSETESPRTSYKLECGGLAMSSQPVRLNRKCIHCRKYHFHGKLNKLGAEEPTEICKHEDGINLTNKSDLAVKHASDQPCSQVPGMGLSCVAVLSYCFFILPVSSYWSGMIVGLAFGFMLGLLLIQLELTRHHYSLHSDRFIQNTHDCIHGESKINTLKGWIKEMYSYDPETYHPSLMHSVYATLEGPCIQLDYPCSNNPQWATFNELCYDQSFTHSRRFRLDGSKVFLLPPTLAQKRLWNRKYPICITAASSEEITEDQQDAHFNEKSFLSLSKANHSSTLYLFARTGREKEQWFHQLRAASLCRNDGQNQPDIPVSQEVKSSTXVQVSGSTEKISYSMSSYDYTTYMTDLISSVQGRSSLCFCHNSRQSSSTEKDQNACHHGEGMQPVWVNALIGCIFXDFLCEKQVSDQVAYNIQCKLSKIRYNVYYEYSCMPQITGLFQPQVNAXGLWLQLNIEYTGALHMRLETKINLSKLGKDLKVLKVMQTYHVSNLAVLADIDEVSCAGSPTTEPQKTPVEKDTSSDLSTKLINPYTTNISNTHLLLTVEIKELSGELVNIPPPPMERIWYSFYVPPKLDMQVHPKRGEWELTFCHVTEWIEKKLEDEFQKVFVFPNMDDIFSPIMHSAFEXPTRTSHSSALGSSETWILNHALPSE from the exons ATGGCAGGAAATAAAATTGAAGACCCAACTCTGCCGACTGAGCAGCATGACCCTGGTAGGATTGGCATCATCATCCAGCTAATAGGCACAAAAGGTGAATGGGACAGTCTCAAAGATGGTGATCTTACAGTCAAACTTGACAGGAATAACCAGAATTTCCTCCAGCCCAAGCCATCCTCCAATGAAAtgcagacagaaaaagacaaagactGGATTGTCCACTCTCCAGTGTTTCATGTTCCTGTGTCCCCATCTTCACCAGGCTCCCTTGGGGACTGCTCATCCTCCAGGCTGGGTTTCCTTTCCCCCTCTCATCAGCCTCTGGCTAGCCTGGTAAAGTCTCTTTCCACAGAGCTGGAATTAAAATGCACTTCATCACTCAAGCCCAGACCTTTCATCAGCTTGGTGAAGTCCATCTCCACTGAGCTTTCTCGCTGCAATCCTGAGGTGTCCCAATCCAAGTCAGACTCTAAGCTCAACCTGAACCTGTGGACCCAGCTCACACAATCTAAAGGCCATATTGGAGCCTCTCACACTGCCCCACCATCCCCTGTTGATCTTTCACCAACTGATGCTAAAACAAGCTTTTTTAAAGTGGAGCTAGAAGACACTTGTCGTAAGCTTACTGAGGCCATGCACGAGCCTCTCAGTGTGTTCAGTAAGATCATGCGTGAGGACAGCACGGGCAAGCTTAAGCACCAAAAGAGCACAGGCTCCATTGATACTTTCTACTCTAAAGGGTCTGGAAGTTCAAGTGGTGAACTTTCAGAAACTGAGAGTCCTAGGACAAGCTATAAATTAGAATGTGGGGGACTTGCCATGTCTAGTCAGCCTGTGAGGCTCAATAGGAAATGCATTCACTGCAGAAAATACCATTTCCATGGTAAACTCAACAAATTGGGAGCTGAAGAGCCCACTGAGATCTGCAAACATGAAGATGGTATAAATTTGACAAATAAAAGTGATCTGGCAGTCAAGCATGCATCGGACCAGCCCTGTTCCCAAGTCCCAGGGATGGGTCTCAGCTGTGTTGCTGTTTTATCATACTGCTTTTTCATCTTGCCTGTGTCCTCTTATTGGTCTGGAATGATTGTTGGCTTGGCATTTGGCTTCATGCTGGGGCTCCTCCTTATTCAATTAGAATTGACCAGACATCACTATTCTCTTCACTCAGATAGGTTTATTCAGAACACACATGACTGTATTCATGGTGAGAGCAAAATCAACACACTTAAG GGCTGGATTAAGGAGATGTATTCCTATGATCCAGAAACATACCACCCTTCTCTTATGCACTCTGTGTATGCGACACTGGAGGGGCCATGTATTCAGTTAGACTATCCCTGCAGCAACAATCCCCAGTGGGCCACCTTTAATGAGCTATGTTATGATCAAAGCTTCACCCACTCTCGTAGGTTTCGCCTGGACGGCAGCAAG GTATTCCTGTTGCCCCCTACCCTGGCACAGAAGAGACTGTGGAACAGAAAGTATCCCATATGCATTACTGCAGCAAGTTCAGAGGAAATAACAGAGGATCAACAGGATGCACATTTTAATGAGAAATCATTCCTTTCACTATCTAAAGCCAATCACAGCAGCACACTCTACCTCTTTGCCAGAACAGGCAGGGAGAAAGAGCAGTGGTTCCATCAACTTCGTGCAGCATCCTTGTGCAGAAATGATGGCCAGAATCAACCTG ATATCCCTGTATCACAAGAGGTTAAATCTTCTACATAAGTGCAGGTTTCTGGAAGCACTGAAAAGATCTCA TACAGTATGTCTAGCTATGACTACACCACCTACATGACTGATCTAATCTCTTCAGTTCAAGGAAGATCTTCACTTTGCTTCTGCCATAACAGCAGGCAAAGCAGTTCTACTGAAAAAGATC AGAATGCATGTCATCACGGCGAAGGAATGCAGCCTGTCTGGGTTAATGCCCTGATTGGTTGTATCTTCTAAGATTTTCTCTGTGAGAAGCAAGTGTCTGATCAAGTTGCCTACAATATTCAGTGCAAGCTGAGCAAAATAAGA tacAATGTATATTATGAATATTCTTGCATGCCCCAGATCACAGGCTTGTTCCAGCCCCAGGTCAATGCCTGAGG TCTGTGGCTCCAGTTGAATATTGAGTATACAGGAGCCCTGCATATGAGATTAGAGACAAAAATTAACCTGTCAAAACTGGGCAAAGACCTAAAG GTCCTGAAAGTGATGCAGACCTACCATGTAAG CAATCTTGCTGTACTGGCTGACATTGATGAGGTATCCTGTGCAGGCTCACCGACCACCGAGCCTCAGAAAACTCCGGTAGAGAAGGacactagttctg ACTTGTCGACAAAATTGATAAATCCATATACAACAAATATATCAAACACGCATCTGCTGCTCACTGTTGAGATTAAAGAACTTTCTGGAGAACTTGTCAATATTCCACCTCCCCCTATGGAGAGAATATGGTACAG TTTCTATGTGCCTCCAAAGCTTGACATGCAAGTTCATCCCAAACGGGGGGAATGGGAATTGACTTTCTGTCATGTCACTGAATGGATTGAGAAAAAACTTGAAGATGAGTTTCAG